A single window of Gossypium hirsutum isolate 1008001.06 chromosome A10, Gossypium_hirsutum_v2.1, whole genome shotgun sequence DNA harbors:
- the LOC107896248 gene encoding gamma-tubulin complex component 5, translating into MKTTSNSINSNPEASQSLINKIYGVFSNNDARFSFPISSSRTTEMELVRGVVRMLQGFSSSLFSWDEKGRRFCVRNGIYVPHLSQSSLAVILNQFMYAATCLGLVQIAVSKVESQLRSPPPTLRAFASSVSSWLKRLRDIALNEETKISSSNVGSTLTLLGLTSSLSSLCSGAEYLLQIVHGAIPQAYFEPTSNISAADIATYILDYLYIKLDEACLVQGGEGDEYKMLIHIFVGSLLPYIEGLDSWLFEGTLDDPFEEMFLYANKAISVDEPEFWEKSYLPRIMQNYNLKVDPSAPNYSHDYVHGMSNKKETTEKEFVSTFGSVKGKEQNNRDLIVCPLFIKDIAKSIVSAGKSLQLIRHVPMASTVPSCKNSDKVDDGSGNYNDCDINKMNHWQGMAGVTLAEIFCVSLAGLLGHGDRISRYFFEGDQCKAETISSLSACMKEQIMESGTDGALPPSTFSEKIWYKFLVNSLLKKEVLDIEPADEDSCCFPDIKAENVIVGIENKYLSQRSFCPENPVITVCQTLLDKNRNSWEALNLSQKFCLPTLNDECLRKAVFGEKRENVSGPHGTNYMFGFQFSESEHLRAQHDTKLLEVLLPFPTILPSLQDNISMSKLLPFQKNSTLSSSVLSWIQTVQPRISPLPTVIMQECLTVYIKKQVDYIGGLILSKLMNDWRLMDELAVLRAIYLLGSGDLLQHFLTVIFNKLDRGETWDDDFELNTILQESIRNSADGSLLSAPESLVVSISKTHGFDSDELSNKATVASTPRKSRSQSYGIDGLDSLKFTYKVSWPLELIANSEAIKKYNQVMAFLLKVKRAKFALDKARRWMWKDKGTVRNSRKHHWLVEQKLLHFVDAFHQYVMDRVYRSAWRELCEGMAAAGSLDEVIEVHDAYLLSIHRQCFVAPDKLWALIASRINSILALALDFYSLQQTLSSAGAVSAIKARCEMEVDRVEKQFDDCIAFLLRVLSFKLNVGHFPHLADLVTRINYNNFYMSDGGNLMTAPSSETAAARLGKAFAS; encoded by the exons ATGAAAACTACGagtaattcaatcaattcaaacCCAGAAGCTTCTCAAAGTTTAATCAACAAAATCTACGGCGTTTTCTCAAACAATGACGCCCGATTTTCGTTCCCGATTTCGTCTTCCAGGACTACCGAAATGGAGTTGGTTCGAGGCGTTGTTCGAATGCTGCAAGGCTTCTCGAGTTCCTTGTTTTCTTGGGACGAAAAGGGGCGGCGATTTTGCGTCAGAAATGGGATTTACGTCCCCCATTTGTCTCAGTCAAGCTTGGCCGTAATCCTCAACCAATTCATGTACGCCGCTACGTGTCTTGGACTTGTGCAAATTGCGGTTTCTAAAGTGGAATCGCAGCTTAGATCTCCTCCTCCCACTTTGAGAGCTTTTGCTTCCTCGGTTTCTTCTTGGCTCAAG AGGTTGCGTGATATTGCTTTGAATGAAGAAACGAAGATCAGCAGTTCAAATGTGGGATCTACGCTGACCTTGCTGGGATTAACAAGTTCTTTATCAAG CCTTTGTTCAGGTGCTGAATATCTATTGCAAATAGTTCATGGAGCCATTCCCCAAGCATACTTTGAGCCTACTTCGAATATTTCAGCTGCTGACATTGCTACTTATATCCTTGACTATCTCTATATAAAGCTTGATGAAGCATGCCTCGTACAAGGTGGTGAG GGGGATGAATATAAGATGCTGATTCATATATTTGTTGGAAGCTTACTACCATACATTGAGGGTCTTGATTCTTGGCTTTTTGAAGGGACACTGGATGATCCTTTCGAGGAG ATGTTCTTATATGCTAATAAAGCAATCTCCGTTGATGAGCCTGAGTTCTGGGAAAAGAGTTATTTACCAAGGATAATGCAAAATTACAATCTAAAAGTTGACCCCTCTGCCCCAAATTATAGCCATGATTATGTACATGGGATGAGTAACAAAAAGGAAACTACTGAAAAGGAGTTTGTTTCTACATTTGGTTCTGTGAAAGGAAAAGAACAAAACAATAGAGACCTTATAGTGTGTCCTTTATTTATTAAGGACATAGCAAAATCAATTGTTTCTGCTGGGAAATCATTGCAGCTGATCCGTCATGTTCCTATGGCATCAACAGTGCCTTCTTGCAAAAATAGTGATAAAGTAGATGATGGTTCTGGGAATTATAATGATTGTGATATAAATAAGATGAACCATTGGCAGGGCATGGCAGGGGTAACTTTAGCTGAAATCTTTTGTGTGTCTTTAGCCGGCCTTTTAGGCCATGGTGATCGTATCTCTCGATATTTCTTCGAAGGTGACCAATGCAAAGCAGAGACTATTTCTTCCTTGTCTGCATGTATGAAAGAACAGATTATGGAATCTGGTACTGATGGAGCCTTGCCACCTTCAACATTCTCAGAGAAAATCTGGTATAAGTTCTTAGTTAACTCATTGTTAAAGAAAGAGGTTTTAGATATAGAGCCTGCAGATGAGGATTCTTGTTGTTTCCCTGATATAAAAGCAGAAAATGTGATTGTaggaattgaaaataaatatttgtccCAAAGATCTTTTTGTCCTGAAAATCCAGTCATTACTGTTTGTCAAACATTGCTCGACAAGAACAGGAATTCATGGGAGGCACTGAACTTGTCACAAAAGTTTTGCTTACCCACTTTAAATGATGAATGCTTAAGAAAAGCTGTTTTTGGAGAAAAAAGGGAGAATGTTTCTGGACCTCATGGAACCAACTATATGTTTGGTTTCCAGTTTAGTGAATCTGAACATCTTCGTGCCCAGCATGACACTAAGTTATTGGAAGTTTTGTTACCCTTTCCTACTATTCTTCCTTCTCTACAG GATAATATCAGCATGTCAAAGCTCTTGCCTTTCCAGAAGAATAGCACCCTTTCATCAAGTGTACTTAGCTGGATTCAAACTGTTCAACCAAGAATTAGCCCACTTCCTACAGTTATAATGCAGGAATGTCTGACTGTGTACATCAAGAAGCAG GTGGATTATATTGGCGGCCTTATTCTGTCAAAGTTAATGAATGATTGGAGATTAATGGATGAGCTTGCAGTGCTGCGTGCCATATACTTGTTAGGTTCAG GTGATTTGCTGCAACACTTTTTAACGGTGATATTTAATAAGTTAGATAGGGGAGAAACCTgggatgatgattttgagttgaacaCAATATTGCAG GAATCCATTAGAAACTCAGCTGATGGTTCGCTATTGAGTGCACCGGAGTCTTTGGTGGTGTCCATTTCCAAGACTCATGGTTTTGATAGTGATGAGCTAAGTAATAAAGCTACTGTTGCTTCAACTCCTCGTAAAAGTCGTTCGCAAAGCTATGGAATTGATGGCCTTGATTCTCTGAAATTCACTTACAAG GTCTCTTGGCCTCTTGAACTGATAGCTAATTCAGAGGCAATTAAGAAGTATAATCAG GTCATGGCCTTCTTGCTGAAGGTCAAGCGGGCAAAGTTTGCACTTGATAAAGCTCGGAGATGGATGTGGAag GATAAAGGCACTGTAAGAAACAGCCGCAAGCACCATTGGTTAGTGGAGCAAAAACTCCTTCACTTCGTTGATGCTTTTCACCAATATGTGATGGACAGA GTGTATCGTAGTGCATGGCGTGAACTTTGTGAAGGAATGGCAGCAGCTGGGTCTCTAGATGAGGTTATAGAAGTACATGACGCCTACTTATTATCAATTCATCGTCAATGCTTTGTGGCTCCAGATAAGCTG TGGGCTTTGATTGCAAGCCGAATCAACAGCATTCTTGCACTAGCCCTGGACTTTTACTCCCTACAACAGACTTTAAGCAGTGCTGGAGCAGTTTCTGCAATTAAGGCCAGATGTGAAATGGAAGTGGACCGGGTTGAGAAGCAGTTTGACGATTGCATTGCTTTCCTCCTTAGA GTCCTGTCTTTCAAGCTCAATGTGGGGCACTTTCCTCATTTGGCTGATCTGGTTACTAGAATTAATTACAACAATTTCTACATGTCTGATGGTGGAAATTTGATGACTGCCCCTAGCTCTGAAACTGCTGCTGCAAGACTTGGGAAGGCCTTTGCAAGTTGA
- the LOC107896249 gene encoding pentatricopeptide repeat-containing protein At2g13420, mitochondrial, whose protein sequence is MAFRLSTKCSLTSSISYRFFPSTSLRFLSSTSLNLPRLEPSNEADNLSQILLTHHNPFHFMESSLQIHGVYLTPFLLHQTLLRLQHSSKIALSFFLFSKSLPPSPSPLLSTSSYNLIIDILGKVRQFDVVWQLILEMDQSDVSPDPSTFMILIRRLIAAGFTRQAIRAYDDIGCFVTAGTDTDSQNDSFCFCFLLDTLCKYGYVKVAVEVFNKRKSGFRVDSKMYTILISGWCKIGRIYKAERFLNEMIERGMEPNVVTYNVMLNGICRRASLHPDERFDRTIRNAEKLFDEMRQRGIEPDVTSFSIVLHVYSRAHKPELTLDKLKYMKEKGICPSVVTYTSVIKCLCSCGRLEEAEKVLGEMVSNGISPSAATYNCFFKEYRGRKDVNGALNLYRKMKEDKLCDLSLHTYNILLGMFMKLDRIDVVKEIWNDVKGSTPGPDLDSYTLLVNGLCEKQKWRDACQLFVEMIEKGLLPQKVTFETLYKGLIQSNMLRTWRRLKKKLDEESITFGSEFQDYHFKPYRR, encoded by the coding sequence ATGGCGTTTAGATTATCAACAAAATGCAGTCTCACCTCCTCCATTAGCTACCGTTTCTTTCCTTCCACTTCCCTCCGTTTCCTCTCATCTACTTCCCTTAACCTTCCCAGACTAGAACCCTCAAATGAAGCCGACAACCTTTCCCAAATCCTCCTCACCCACCACAACCCTTTCCACTTCATGGAATCTTCCCTCCAAATCCATGGCGTCTACCTTACTCCCTTCCTTCTCCACCAGACTCTCCTCCGCCTCCAACACTCTTCCAAAATTGCCCTCTCCTTTTTCCTCTTTTCCAAATCCCTCCCTCCTTCTCCCTCTCCTCTCCTCTCCACATCCTCCTACAACCTCATCATCGACATTCTCGGCAAGGTCCGCCAATTCGACGTCGTTTGGCAGCTCATCCTCGAAATGGACCAATCCGACGTTTCTCCCGATCCCTCCACTTTCATGATTTTAATCCGTCGCTTAATCGCCGCTGGCTTTACCCGTCAAGCCATTCGCGCTTACGATGATATTGGGTGTTTTGTTACTGCTGGCACCGACACTGATAGTCAAAACGATTCGTTTTGCTTCTGTTTCCTTCTCGATACACTCTGTAAATACGGCTACGTGAAGGTGGCGGTTGAGGTTTTTAATAAAAGGAAATCTGGGTTTCGTGTTGATTCGAAAATGTACACGATTTTAATAAGCGGGTGGTGCAAGATAGGCAGAATCTATAAGGCAGAGAGGTTTTTAAACGAGATGATAGAAAGAGGAATGGAACCTAATGTTGTCACTTACAACGTGATGTTAAACGGGATTTGTAGAAGAGCCAGTTTGCATCCGGATGAAAGGTTTGATAGAACAATAAGGAATGCCGAGAAACTGTTCGATGAAATGCGCCAACGAGGGATCGAACCTGACGTGACCAGCTTTTCAATCGTGTTACATGTATACAGCAGAGCACATAAGCCTGAGTTAACGCTTGATAAGTTAAAGTATATGAAGGAGAAAGGTATTTGCCCTAGTGTGGTTACTTATACTTCAGTTATCAAGTGTCTTTGCTCCTGTGGGAGACTCGAAGAGGCGGAGAAGGTACTTGGTGAGATGGTGAGTAATGGGATTAGCCCTTCGGCTGCAACTTATAATTGTTTCTTTAAGGAGTATAGAGGGAGAAAGGATGTCAATGGTGCTTTGAATTTGTATAGGAAGATGAAGGAAGACAAATTATGTGATTTGAGTTTACATACATATAATATCTTACTAGGGATGTTCATGAAGCTGGATCGAATCGACGTCGTTAAGGAAATATGGAATGATGTTAAAGGAAGTACACCAGGGCCTGATTTAGATTCTTATACATTGTTGGTCAATGGGTTGTGTGAGAAGCAAAAATGGAGAGATGCATGCCAACTGTTCGTGGAAATGATTGAGAAGGGTTTACTTCCTCAAAAAGTAACATTTGAGACATTGTATAAGGGTTTAATACAGTCTAATATGTTGAGGACTTGGAGAAGGTTAAAGAAGAAACTTGATGAAGAATCAATAACTTTTGGTTCTGAATTTCAGGATTATCATTTTAAGCCATACAGGAGATAA
- the LOC107896251 gene encoding chlorophyll(ide) b reductase NOL, chloroplastic has translation MATATSSPTCQFLTHFGSPRPHPIIFPPISKQTHFQPYRIIANGSLRNNYFSPTPTISSNSPLLVKAQASINGEREQREPMVPPFNVLITGSSKGIGYALAKKFLIAGDNVIICLRSAERVESAVNNLREEYGEQRVWGTQCDVREAESVKNLVLFAQKNLGYIDIWINNAGSNAYSYKPLAEASDEDLIEVVSTNTLGLMICCREAIKMMLQQPRGGHIFNIDGAGSDGRPTPRFAAYGATKRSVVHLTKSLQAELQMQDVKNVVVHNLSPGMVTTDLLMSGATTKQAKFFINVLAEPAEVVADYLVPNIRSIPASGSWKPTYIRFLTGLKAYSQIFSRLAFGARRNRYVLED, from the exons ATGGCGACTGCAACTTCTTCTCCTACTTGCCAATTCTTGACTCATTTTGGGTCTCCAAGACCTCATCCAATTATCTTCCCTCCCATCTCCAAACAGACCCATTTTCAACCTTACAGAATCATAGCTAATGGTTCACTCCGAAATAACTACTTCTCTCCAACTCCAACAATCTCCTCCAATTCTCCACTGCTAGTAAAAGCTCAAGCTTCCATCAACGGAGAAAGAGAACAAAGAGAACCCATGGTTCCTCCTTTCAATGTTCTTATAACTGGCTCAAGCAAAG GAATAGGGTATGCCTTGGCGAAAAAATTTCTGATCGCAGGTGACAATGTCATAATTTGTTTAAGATCCG CTGAACGGGTGGAATCTGCTGTTAACAACCTCAGAGAAGAATATGGGGAACAACGTGTGTGG GGTACTCAGTGTGATGTTAGAGAGGCAGAGAGTGTGAAGAATTTAGTTTTATTTGCACAAAAGAACCTGGGGTACATCGACATATGG ATTAATAATGCAGGATCCAATGCCTATAGTTATAAACCATTGGCAGAAGCATCAGATGAAGATCTTAT TGAAGTTGTTTCTACAAACACCCTTGGGTTGATGATTTGCTGCCGAGAG GCCATCAAGATGATGTTGCAGCAGCCTCGAGGTGGTCATATTTTTAACATTGATGGAGCCGGTTCAGACGGAAGACCAACCCCAAG GTTTGCTGCATATGGAGCAACCAAACGTAGTGTTGTGCATTTGACAAAATCGCTGCAG GCTGAACTGCAGATGCAAGATGTTAAAAATGTCGTAGTACATAATTTATCG cCTGGAATGGTTACAACTGATCTTCTCATGTCTGGTGCAACCACAAAGCAG GCCAAGTTTTTCATCAATGTTTTAGCAGAACCCGCTGAAGTG GTTGCAGACTACCTTGTGCCGAATATCAGGTCGATCCCAGCAAGTGGATCATGGAAGCCAACGTATATTCGGTTCCTCACTGGAttgaaagcttactctcaaaTATTTTCA AGACTAGCATTCGGTGCAAGACGAAACCGATACGTGCTTGAAGATTGA
- the LOC107896252 gene encoding phospholipid-transporting ATPase 1 yields the protein MDSRTSFEDFYSIESAFSSSSRRSNFSVQSKASGGNSIREVNFGDLGTKPVRYGSHGADSETYSISMSQKEINDEDARLVHINDPVQTNERFEFSGNSIRTGKYSILTFLPRNLFEQFHRVAYIYFLLIAVLNQLPQLAVFGRGASILPLAFVLLVTAVKDAYEDYRRHRSDRIENNRLASVLVDDQFQEKKWKNIQVGEIIKIYANETIPCDMVLLSTSDPTGVAYVQTINLDGESNLKTRYAKQETLMKIPENDEVIGLIKCEKPNRNIYGFQANMEVDGKQLSLGPSNIILRGCELKNTAWAVGVAVYAGRETKAMLNSSGAPSKRSRLETHMNLEIIFLSLFLIALCTVVSICAAAWLRHHRKELDYLPFYRRKEFSDGEEENYNYYGWGLEICFTFLMSVIVFQIMIPISLYISMELVRVGQAYFMIRDTRMYDESSKSRFQCRALNINEDLGQIKYVFSDKTGTLTENKMEFQCASIWGVDYSGGNAISLDQNDGYFVKVDGKVLRPKMKVKTDPELLQFARNGKETQEGSHVYDFFLALAACNTIVPLIVDTPDPTVKLIDYQGESPDEQALVYAAASYGFMLIERTSGHIVIDIQGERQRFNVFGLHEFDSDRKRMSVILGFPDRYVKVFVKGADTSMFSVIDRSMDMKVIRTTEAHLHSYSSLGLRTLVVGMRELSTSEFKQWHSTFEAASTALMGRASLLRKVANNIENNLHILGASGIEDKLQQGVPEAIESLRTAGIKVWVLTGDKQETAISIGYSSKLLTSKMTQIIINSKSMESCRKSLEDAIIMSKKLTTTSAISGTTNNTGGTSGAGSTPIALIIDGTSLVYILDSELEERLFQLSCNCSVVLCCRVAPLQKAGIVSLVKKRTADMTLAIGDGANDVSMIQMADVGVGISGQEGRQAVMASDFAMGQFRFLVPLLLVHGHWNYQRMGYMILYNFYRNAVFVLVLFWYVLFTSFTLTTAITEWSSVLYSVIYTALPTIVVGILDKDLSRRTLLKYPQLYRAGQKQECYNKKLFWITMIDTFWQSTVTFFIPLLAYWESTIDASSIGDLWTLAVVILVNLHLAMDVNRWNWLTHAAIWGSIIATFICVIVIDALPFLVGYWAIFEIAKTGLFWLCLLAIIVAALIPHFVVKALYQLYAPCDVQITREAEKFRTLCESGAVEIEMNSILEVPRR from the exons ATGGATTCAAGAACCTCATTTGAGGATTTTTATAGTATTGAATCTGCCTTCAGTTCCTCATCAAGAAGGAGCAATTTTTCTGTTCAGTCCAAAGCTTCGGGTGGGAATTCGATTAGGGAAGTGAATTTTGGTGATTTGGGAACTAAGCCTGTGAGATATGGATCTCATGGTGCTGATTCAGAGACGTATAGCATTAGCATGTCACAAAAAGAGATCAATGATGAAGATGCTAGGTTGGTACATATAAATGATCCTGTCCAGACAAATGAGAGGTTCGAGTTTTCTGGGAATTCGATTCGGACTGGGAAGTACTCGATCCTAACATTTTTGCCTAGGAACTTGTTTGAGCAGTTTCATAGAGTTGCCTATATATACTTCCTTCTCATTGCTGTGCTTAATCAGCTGCCTCAGCTTGCAGTATTTGGTCGTGGAGCTTCCATTCTACCATTGGCATTTGTCCTTTTGGTTACAGCAGTTAAAGATGCATATGAGGACTATAGGCGCCATAGGTCGGACCGGATTGAGAATAACAGGCTAGCATCAGTTTTGGTAGATGATCAATTTCaagaaaagaaatggaagaaCATTCAGGTTGGTGAGATAATCAAGATTTATGCAAATGAAACCATTCCTTGTGATATGGTTCTGCTCTCAACTAGTGATCCAACTGGGGTTGCATATGTGCAGACTATTAATTTGGATGGAGAATCCAATTTGAAGACACGCTATGCGAAACAAGAGACCCTTATGAAGATTCCAGAAAATGATGAGGTTATTGGGTTGATCAAGTGTGAGAAACCCAACAGGAACATATATGGATTTCAGGCGAACATGGAAGTGGATGGGAAACAACTGTCACTTGGTCCCTCCAATATTATTCTTCGTGGGTGTGAGCTAAAAAATACTGCTTGGGCTGTTGGGGTTGCTGTCTATGCTGGTCGTGAGACTAAAGCTATGCTTAACAGCTCAGGAGCCCCATCTAAAAGGAGCCGGCTTGAGACTCATATGAACTTGGAGATCATCTTCCTATCATTGTTTCTTATTGCTTTGTGTACAGTTGTCTCTATTTGTGCCGCTGCTTGGTTGAGGCACCACAGGAAGGAGTTGGATTACTTGCCTTTCTATAGAAGAAAGGAATTCTCTGATGGAGAAGAAGAGAACTATAATTATTATGGATGGGGATTGGAAATATGTTTCACATTCCTAATGTCAGTAATTGTGTTCCAGATCATGATTCCCATCTCATTGTATATTTCCATGGAGCTAGTCCGGGTTGGTCAAGCTTACTTCATGATTCGAGATACCCGGATGTACGATGAGTCTTCAAAGTCGAGATTTCAGTGCAGGGCTTTGAATATAAATGAGGATCTAggacaaataaaatatgttttctCTGACAAAACTGGTACACTTACTGAGAACAAGATGGAATTTCAGTGTGCAAGCATTTGGGGGGTAGATTACAGTGGTGGAAATGCCATTTCACTGGATCAGAATGATGGTTACTTTGTCAAAG TGGATGGAAAGGTTTTGAGGCCTAAGATGAAGGTTAAGACTGATCCGGAGCTTCTACAATTCGCAAGGAACGGAAAAGAGACACAAGAAGGCAGTCATGTATATGATTTCTTCCTTGCATTGGCAGCTTGCAATACAATTGTGCCTCTAATTGTAGATACGCCTGATCCTACCGTAAAGTTGATAGATTACCAAGGAGAGTCTCCAGATGAACAAGCATTGGTTTATGCTGCTGCATCATATGGATTTATGCTGATAGAACGAACCTCTGGCCATATTGTGATTGATATTCAAGGAGAAAGGCAAAG GTTCAATGTTTTTGGTTTGCACGAGTTTGATAGTGATCGGAAGAGGATGTCTGTTATACTGGGGTTCCCCGACAGATATGTAAAAGTGTTTGTAAAAGGCGCTGACACATCAATGTTTAGTGTCATAGATAGGTCCATGGATATGAAGGTAATACGTACTACTGAAGCCCATCTTCACTCTTACTCCTCTTTAGGTTTGAGAACACTTGTTGTTGGGATGAGAGAACTGAGTACTTCAGAATTCAAGCAATGGCACTCCACATTTGAAGCAGCAAGTACTGCTCTAATGGGTAGAGCCAGTTTACTTCGGAAGGTTGCGAACAATATTGAGAACAATCTCCATATACTAGGTGCCTCTGGTATTGAAGATAAACTGCAACAAGGAGTGCCAGAAGCCATTGAATCTCTTAGAACAGCGGGGATAAAAGTATGGGTGTTGACTGGGGACAAGCAGGAAACTGCCATATCAATTGGGTATTCCTCAAAGCTCTTGACTAGTAAAATGACACAAATCATAATTAACAGCAAATCTATGGAGTCGTGTAGAAAGAGTTTAGAAGATGCCATCATTATGTCTAAGAAACTCACAACTACATCGGCTATATCAGGCACTACAAATAACACCGGAGGAACGTCAGGAGCTGGTTCAACTCCTATAGCCTTGATTATTGATGGCACTAGTCTTGTATATATTCTTGACAGTGAACTGGAAGAAAGG CTCTTCCAGTTATCCTGTAATTGTTCTGTGGTTTTGTGTTGTCGGGTTGCCCCATTACAGAAAGCCGGAATTGTTTCCCTTGTAAAGAAGAGGACTGCAGACATGACACTTGCCATTGGGGATG GTGCCAATGATGTTTCAATGATCCAAATGGCGGATGTCGGAGTTGGCATCAGTGGCCAAGAGGGTAGGCAAGCTGTAATGGCATCTGACTTCGCGATGGGGCAGTTCAGATTCTTAGTCCCTCTTTTGTTGGTCCATGGCCATTGGAATTACCAGAGGATGGGCTACATGATACTTTACAATTTTTACAGGAATGCAGTATTTGTCCTTGTTTTATTTTG GTATGTGCTCTTTACTAGTTTCACATTGACCACTGCAATCACAGAGTGGAGCAGTGTGTTGTATTCTGTAATCTACACAGCATTGCCTACGATTGTGGTTGGTATTCTTGACAAGGATCTGAGCCGAAGGACTCTTTTAAAGTACCCTCAGCTGTATAGGGCCGGTCAAAAACAAGAATGCTacaacaaaaagcttttctggaTTACAATGATCGATACTTTCTGGCAGAGCACAGTCACCTTCTTTATTCCTCTTCTTGCATACTGGGAGAGCACCATTGATGCATCGAGCATAGGAGATCTTTGGACTCTTGCGGTTGTCATATTGGTTAATTTACATTTGGCCATGGATGTTAACCGGTGGAATTGGTTAACTCATGCTGCTATTTGGGGATCTATAATTGCAACTTTCATTTGCGTTATCGTTATTGATGCTTTACCATTTTTAGTCGGTTACTG GGCCATCTTTGAAATCGCGAAGACCGGATTGTTTTGGTTGTGTTTGCTTGCAATCATCGTAGCCGCACTAATTCCTCATTTTGTTGTCAAAGCTCTTTATCAGTTGTACGCACCATGCGATGTTCAGATCACAAGGGAAGCGGAGAAGTTTCGGACTCTGTGTGAATCTGGAGCTGTAGAAATAGAAATGAATTCAATCTTGGAGGTTCCTAGGAGATGA